One Streptomyces dangxiongensis genomic window, GCCGCCGGCCCCAGATACCACCGGGCACGTGCCGCTGCCACCCGGCGGCCCGGTCGGCGTGCCGTCGGCGCCGCCCGCCACGGCCACGGTCCCGGCCCCGGACCCGGCCTCCACCACCCTCGCCGTCCTCCTCATCGGTCCGGCGGGCGCGGGCAAGACCAGCGTCGCCAAGTACTGGGCGGACCACCGCCGCGTCCCCACGGCCCACATCAGCCTGGACGACGTCCGCGAATGGGTACGTTCCGGTTTCGCCGACCCCCAGTCCGGCTGGAACGACAACTCCGAGGCGCAGTACCGCCTGGCCCGCCGCACCTGTGGCTTCGCCGCCCGTAACTTCCTCGCCAACGGCATCTCCTGCATCCTGGACGACGCCGTCTTCCCCGACCGCCCGGTCGTGGGCCTCGGCGGCTGGAAGCGGCACGTGGGCCCCGGCCTGCTCCCGGTCGTCCTCCTGCCGGGCCTGGACATCGTCCTGGAGCGCAACGCCGAACGCAGCGGCAACCGCCGTCTCACCGACGAGGAGGTGGCCCGCATCCACGGCCGCATGGCCGGCTGGTACGGCTCGGGCCTGCCGATCATCGACAACTCCCAGCTCGACGTCCCCGCGACGGCCCGCGTCCTGGACGAGGTCCTGGCGAGAGCCATAGCGAGCCCGCCGAGCTGGTGAACGACGGCGCCCCCGAGGACCACGCGAAACGACGCGGGCCACCCGCCCCGGGGCCGCACACGCGCGCCGCTGGTGAACCGGGCCCCGGCGCCTGCGTGCCGCGCCCCAGGTCCGACGGAACCGGAGCCGCGCTGCGAGGTGTCACGAGGTCCGGGGGTCCGCTGAGCCTCGCCGGATGCGTCACGGAGTCGCGCTGCGGGACGTGAGGGAGTGGCGCCGCGAGGTGTGTCACGGGCTCCTGGGGTCCGCTGAGTCGCGCCCGATGCGTCACGGAGTCGCGCTGCGAGGTGTCACGGAGCCGCGCCCGAGATCCGTCACGGAGTCCCGGGGGCCGCTGAGCCGCGCCCCGATGCGTCATCGAGCCGCGCCGCGAAGCGTGGCAGGGCCGGTCCCCGGGCCTCGGGGAGCCGCGCTCCAGGCCCGTGCTGTCGGCTAGCGGAATTCACTGCGTCCCGTCCTGCTCCGGGGCCCGCGGTGTCCCGCTTCGGGTCCCGCGGTGCCCCGCCCCGGGCCCCAAGGTGCCCCGCCCCGGGCCCGCGGTGCCGTGCCACAAGCCCCGTGC contains:
- a CDS encoding Pro-rich N-terminal domain-containing protein; protein product: MQYAVGSPLPPPHQLGQGPHAGWASAAHHPGRDPHAGGASGAHHPGPPPGTSQGPVPVLPPGFPAPPGPPPQAPPGSGPVPPAPPRHAPPQHTPGPPPAPDTTGHVPLPPGGPVGVPSAPPATATVPAPDPASTTLAVLLIGPAGAGKTSVAKYWADHRRVPTAHISLDDVREWVRSGFADPQSGWNDNSEAQYRLARRTCGFAARNFLANGISCILDDAVFPDRPVVGLGGWKRHVGPGLLPVVLLPGLDIVLERNAERSGNRRLTDEEVARIHGRMAGWYGSGLPIIDNSQLDVPATARVLDEVLARAIASPPSW